From the genome of Azospirillum fermentarium:
GGCCTGTTCCGCCACCAGTTCCTCGCGGCGGCGCACCAGCGCGTCGATGCGCTCGGGCTGGCCGATGCCGGCGTTGCGTTCCCGGCGCAGCAGCGCCAGTTCGCTGTCGATGGTCATCAGCTCGTGCCCGATGGCCTCGATGGGGGCGGGGGTGCTGTTCTGTCCCACCGCCACCCGGGCGCACGCGGTGTCCAGCACGCTCAGCGACTTGTCCGGCTGCTGGCGCCCCGACAGGTAGCGCGACGACAGGTGCACCGCGTCCATCACCGCCTCGTCGGTGATGACCACGCCATGGTGCTTTTCCAGCCGCGGCAGCAGGGCGCGCATCATGGCGATGGTGGCCGCGTCCGACGGTTCCGGCACCTTGACCACCTGGAAGCGGCGGGCCAGAGCCGGATCCTTTTCAAAGTACTTCTTGTATTCCGCCCAGGTGGTGGCGGCGATGGTGCGCAGCTCGCCGCGGGCCAGCGCCGGCTTCAGCAGGTTGGCGGCGTCCCCCTGCCCCGCCGAGCCGCCGGCACCGATCATGGTGTGCGCCTCGTCGATGAACAGGATGATGGGGGTGGGGGACTTGCGCACCTCGTCGATCAGGCGGCGCAGCCGGTCCTCGAACTCGCCGCGCACGCCGGCACCGGCCTGGAGCAGCCCCAGATCCAGCGTGCGGACCGAGATGTTGCGCAGCGGCGGCGGCACGTCGCCGGCCACCACCTTCTGCGCGAAGCCTTCGACGATGGCGGTCTTGCCCACACCGGGCTCGCCGGTCAGGATCGGGTTGTTCTGGCGGCGGCGCAGCAGGATATCCACCAGTTGGCGGATCTCGGCGTCACGCCCGATGATCGGGTCGATCTTGCCGGCCCGCGCCGCGGCGGTCAGGTCGTTGGTGAAGGTGTCGAGCGCGGTGGCCGAGCCGCCCGCGGCCGCCGGGGCGCCGGTGGGCACCAGCGGATCGGCGGCGGTGCGCACCGTGCCTTCGCCCGTGCCGGCCTGGCACAGGGCCTTCAGGTCCACCTTCAGCCGGTCCAGCGGGATGCGGGCCAGCGACGGCACCTTCTGCGACAGGACGCCCATGAGCTGCTGGTTTTCCAGCACCGCCAGCAGGATGGCGCCCGAGCGGATCTGCGGTTCCCCCAGCGTGAGGGAAGCGGTCATCCACGCCCCCTCCAGGATCTTCGGCATGTCCTGGGAAAAGGCGGGGGTGCGGGTGGAGCCGCGCTTGAATTCGTCGATGGCGACCGACAGTTCCGCCTGCACCGTGCCGGGGGCCACGTCGTACTGACGGAACACCGCCTGGATGTCGGAGGGCTGGACGTCGATCAGCTTGGCCAGATAGTGCTCCACCTCCACATAGAAATTGGAGCGGGCCACCGCCAGGGCCGCCGCGTCTTCCAGCGCGCGGCGGCAGGTCGCGTTCAGCTTGCCGACCAGAAACTTGATTTCCATGGATGGTTCCCTCGGGACTGTCCCTTAAGGGGGGACGCGGGAGCCGCCGGAACCGATCGTGGTTCCGGCGCTCCGGGGTTGGCTCAGAAGCTCGTGGGCCGCACGTCGGGGAAGCGGATGGGGAAGGCGGGAACACCCTTGGCCGGCGTCTTGCCGCCCGCCCCCGCCGTCACCCGTGCCGCCAGGAAGACCACCGTGTCGGGGGCCGCCGTGCCGGATACGGTGCGGGTGGGAACGGTGATGCGGATCACCTGCTGGCCGCGCAGCATGGGATCGAAGCTTTCGGGGTTGCGCACGCCGCGGGCCACCAGCAGGCGCAGCAGCGACCACGGCCCCTTTTCGACGATGGTGGCCTTGTCGTCGGTGACGGTGGGCGCCCCCGGACGGCCATCGGCGCGGCGGGGACGGTAGTCGGACCCCGACGCCCAGCGCAGCGAAATTTCCACCGGTTCGGAATAGGACCACACCAGCGTGCGTTCCTTGGTGTTGGATCCCGCCGCCGAGGAGCCGGAGCGCATGGACCATTCGATGATCTGGTCGCCGCCGACCTCGTTGACGCGGTTGACGCCGAACGTCAGCTCCGCCGACAGCTTCAGGCTACCCGACCCTTCCGGTTCCACGATGTCGGCCAGGAAGGCGCGGCTGCCCTCCACCTGTTCCACGAACTGGCGCAGCGGGCTGTTGCGGCGCTTGTCGGTGGCCAGTTCCTGCTCGATGCGCGGCTTCATGTCGTCGTACAGGCGGTAGAAGCGGCGGATGTCGGCGGGATCGGCGTCGGGTGCGGTCAGCGCATCCTCGGCCCGGACGAAGGGGAAGCGCCCGGCCAGGAGCTGGCCGAAGCTGGCGCCCAGCTCCTGCATCACCGTGTGGATCTGCTGGGCCTGGAACCGCAGGCAGCGTTCGTTCAGCCGGGAGAGCGACTGGACATGGATGCGCGAGAAGTAATCCCCGCCGCCGACCATGCCGACCCGTTCGCCCAGCACCTCGCGGCAATTGTCGCGGCCCACGGCGTTGCCGACGTAGAGCACGTATTTTTCCAGCTCCGACAGGGCGTTGTTCGGGATCTGCTGGTCGTAGCGGTCGATGGCCGCCAGGATGTCCTGCCAGTCCTGCACCGCCCGCTCGGCGCCCGGCGACCCGATGCGGTAGGGATCCTTGATGTAGTCCAGCGCCGGCTTGGCATAGGATTTGGCCAGCACCCGCACCCGCTGGCGGGCGGACGCGATCATGGACGCCAGCTCGCCGCCGTTGGCCGCCCCGAAGGCGCGGGCCAGGGCGCCCGGCTCGCCGTCCCACCGGCCGATGTTGTCCACCAGCGGCTTGTACGGCTCTTCGGAAGCCAGGACGTCGGTGACGCGGTTCAGGATCTGCACGCTCTGGGCGTTCAGAAGCTGCTCGATGTCCAGCGTCGATCCCGGCTCGGCGATGGGGCGCACGCCGTCCATCAGTTCCTGGATGATCGGCGCCACCGTCAGGAACGACGCCACCTGATCGGCCAGCGAGCGGTCGGTGGCAGCGGAACGGAACGTGTCCTCGTTGTTCGACACCGACACCGCGCGGGCGGTCAGCGTCATCACGTTGGACACCATGCGCCGGCCCACCGCGATGCGCAGGGCCGAATGCAGGGGCTTGGGAAAATCGCTCAGCCGCTGCGCCACATAGGTGGAATAGTCCACCTTGTACTGCTTGGCCTGATTGAGGACGGTGGCGTCCCACATCAGATGGCTGTCGGCGCTGACCGGCTCGAACTTCGCGGTGCCCAGGTCGGCCATGAAGCCCTGCGACAGCAGCACCTCCATGGGATCCATCAGGTCGTGGAAGCGCTCGTTG
Proteins encoded in this window:
- the tssH gene encoding type VI secretion system ATPase TssH, whose product is MEIKFLVGKLNATCRRALEDAAALAVARSNFYVEVEHYLAKLIDVQPSDIQAVFRQYDVAPGTVQAELSVAIDEFKRGSTRTPAFSQDMPKILEGAWMTASLTLGEPQIRSGAILLAVLENQQLMGVLSQKVPSLARIPLDRLKVDLKALCQAGTGEGTVRTAADPLVPTGAPAAAGGSATALDTFTNDLTAAARAGKIDPIIGRDAEIRQLVDILLRRRQNNPILTGEPGVGKTAIVEGFAQKVVAGDVPPPLRNISVRTLDLGLLQAGAGVRGEFEDRLRRLIDEVRKSPTPIILFIDEAHTMIGAGGSAGQGDAANLLKPALARGELRTIAATTWAEYKKYFEKDPALARRFQVVKVPEPSDAATIAMMRALLPRLEKHHGVVITDEAVMDAVHLSSRYLSGRQQPDKSLSVLDTACARVAVGQNSTPAPIEAIGHELMTIDSELALLRRERNAGIGQPERIDALVRRREELVAEQADLNAAFTAEQGMVERIRQLRATVFEKSAAAETNEVARAEVEGLRHSIAGLIRELETMQGENPLVPLCVDTHVVASVISGWTGIPAGRMVRDDIKGVLTLRERMADCVIGQDDALATVAKRIRTASAGLAEPEKPTGVFLLVGPSGVGKTETAGTIAELMYGGHKDMIVINMSEYQESHTVSNLKGAPPGYVGYGEGGVLTEAVRRRPYSVVLLDEVEKAHPDVSELFYQVFDKGTLEDGEGEVVDFRNTVIFMTSNLGSEAIMDHCLKARTRPDPQDLVDIVRPYLVNHFKAAFLGRVTIVPYFPLTAREIGDIARLKLRKIQNRMRDAHRAELTFDPAVIDAIVERATETESGARSIDAVLSNTVLAELSDEVLRRMVDGTPFSTIHVAVNEIGFLYTFE